The Lolium perenne isolate Kyuss_39 chromosome 6, Kyuss_2.0, whole genome shotgun sequence genome segment aacaaaaaaaTGTGTGCTATCCTGGTTTCATTTTAGTCATTGCTAGCTACAAAATTCGTTTCATGCGACTTGGTTTCCTAGTGGCGTGCACCATACATATCACCATTTCTCTCTGAAACACCTGGTATAACTCTGCTTACTTTTGTAATTTTATACTGATGATACAAAATATTAATATCATGAGCAGTACTCTAATTTTACTTTTCATTGTCAAACTTTGATAGGTACCTTATTGTAATTGATGATACATTGGACACGACTCAGTTCAGGGACATCTTAAGTATCTTGGAAAATGACGTTTACGGCAGCAGAATAATTAGTACATTTCGCATTGATACGATTAATAACATGGGTTTGCCACTCTTGGATGATTCGGTCTATGAAATTAAGAGTCTTGGATATCTTGATTCCAGGAAGTTGTTTCTAAAGCATTTCTGTGTCTGCGAGTCTAGTTTCCCTCATGCACCTATGGACGCTTTAAATCAAATCTTGAAAATGTGCGGTGGTAGACCTTCAGTAATAATAAGTATTGCTTTGGTACTTGCTACCAGAGTAACCGCAACAAAGCAATGGGAGGAGATGCTGAATTCTGTATATAGTGCTTGGAAGCAGATGGCAAGTTTTGTAGATTTTGAATCTGAGCATAATCTAGATTTTGGAGAATTGATACAAATTGTATTACTTCCCTACAGCCATCTTCCCTGCTCTCTGAAgaattgtttgctgcacttagttGTACAAGCTAAGACTCAAATGATTCATAGGGCTACTATGGTTAGGAAATGGATTGCGGAAGGATTTATTGACAAATATGGAGGGTGTAGTGATGAAGAATTAGCAAGCTGGTACTTTGACGAGCTCATCGGCAGGAATTTCATTCAGCTGGTAGAATCTGGTAATCTGGGGGAAGAGATATATGAAGTTAATTATATGATGCACAATATTCTTTGGAGGTTATCACAAGAAGACAATTTTGCTACTGTCTTTTCTGATAGTTGTACTTCAAGGGAATATGCAATGTCTTTACGCCTGTCCATCCAATGTTCTTGTTCAGAACATTCAGTTTACACATCAAGGATGCATAGATATATTCATTCGATAACTGTTGTTGGCCCTGTAAAGTTCTATGTAAATACTAATATGTGGAGTCTACGGGTATTGGATCTAGATGGCTGCAGAGATCTGGACAACTCTGCCATGGGTCATATATGCTGCATGATCGATCTCAGGTACTTGAGTCTCAAGCATACTCAAGTCACTGAGATCCCTCCAGTAATTGGGAAATTGCAAAAGCTGAAGACTCTGGATATAAGACAGACCGAAATCAGTAATCTCCCACCAGAAATAGGGGAACTGCAAGATCTGGAGACTCTGGATGTAAGGCAGACACAAGTGATAGGTCTGCAAATGGGAATTTTTCAGCTTCCCAAACTAGCACATCTTTATTATGGTAATAGTAGTTCCCCCCGAGAAGTAAAGTTGCCTATGGGAACTGACCAGTGGAAGTCATTAAATGTGCTTGATACTGTTGATTCAATAGAAGGGCCGGGAAGTGTCACGGACGAGACAAGTGAGCTTGCAGGAGTAAGAGAGTTTAAAGTAGTGTTGCATGATCATCCTGCTGACAAGGACAAGAATGATAAGTTACTGTCTTCCATAAGCAAGTACGAGAATCTTGTATCCCTAATAGTTCATGGTGACTACAATCCGAGCGACGAACTTCCTGTATCCACCAAATTTCCTCTACTTGAGAGGCTGAAAGTGGCAGGAAGATTTGTGAAAGTTCCACGGTGGCTTGAACAACTTACCACTCTGAAGCAGCTATATGTCAGAGTCTGTAAGCTAGACCGAGATGATCTGAAGATACTTGGAGGTCTGCCGGTCCTGAGCACTCTCGCACTTGCACTGATTTGCATCCCCTGGAAAAAAGAAGTAACCATCCCCATCAGATTGCACTCCAGCACATGCACTGATTTGCCTCCACTGGAAGAAACATGTAATAAAGGTTTTATGAGCCTCGAGATATTCAGTTTTGACTGCCGTGTGCCATGGATCACCTTTGAGCTGGGAGCTATGCCAAGACTGAAACAACTCCACCTGAAGCTCTATGCTTGCCCAGCTGATAAATTTCCTTCACGTCTCATCAACCTCGACAGTCTTGAGATGATTATCATCCAGTACTCTTCAGAATATGCAAGCAGTGGTGGTGTCACAAAAGCAGTTGCTGCCGTGAGAGAAGAGGCTTCCAGACATGATAATTTGATCAGACTTTGTGTTAACGGAAACAATGAGGTTTTCCTATCCAACAGCAGGGTTCATGAAACAAAAACTGGTACTGAAACTAAAAAAGCTTCCAACCAAGGCAATCTGGTCGAGCCTTCTGTCAATGGAGACCGTGAGGTGTTGCTGTCCAACACCTGGGTTGATGAAACCAGAAATGGTACTGAAATCGAAGAATGCCACTAGCCTCCTCGCCACTATGTTTTCATTGGTATGTTTCAGTTTTTTCGTCACCACTGTGTATATTATCACGCATATGCACTTACCATAATTTTTTTTTCTTAGATGATGGAAGCTTTACTCTCGGCCTCTGCACCAAGATGCTGTCAGTCTCCGTTTCTTATGCTGGCCAATGTTTGTTTGCTTCGTTCAACTGGGACCTCTGCTTTCATTCCTCGGCCAAATTCGGAGCGTTGGCTTCATGCTACCTTATGTTGTCGAACTGTTTCTTCTCCTTTGTCAAA includes the following:
- the LOC127309004 gene encoding disease resistance protein Pikm1-TS; amino-acid sequence: MAGQRPSMVAAAEYRGSLFPKLGKLLNEDCSMPKVELESMEEQLKLLLANSNIIGDVELRDLEVEKSVWLCHTMKLLYDAENLVDSLLVPADEPAPAAENTSSPPEMADARIKEITERGLSLMSLLLKEGSYTRALYKHEEETELVGIDGPRDELIKMLAAGDGMPEEKMRSVSIVGIGGSGKTTLARIVYNQLKPQFDCGAFVRAPAQEPDDFQKDALKDAFFREMLSQLDVENHMNIKRSVFGYGKIIDGIKQFLQNKRYLIVIDDTLDTTQFRDILSILENDVYGSRIISTFRIDTINNMGLPLLDDSVYEIKSLGYLDSRKLFLKHFCVCESSFPHAPMDALNQILKMCGGRPSVIISIALVLATRVTATKQWEEMLNSVYSAWKQMASFVDFESEHNLDFGELIQIVLLPYSHLPCSLKNCLLHLVVQAKTQMIHRATMVRKWIAEGFIDKYGGCSDEELASWYFDELIGRNFIQLVESGNLGEEIYEVNYMMHNILWRLSQEDNFATVFSDSCTSREYAMSLRLSIQCSCSEHSVYTSRMHRYIHSITVVGPVKFYVNTNMWSLRVLDLDGCRDLDNSAMGHICCMIDLRYLSLKHTQVTEIPPVIGKLQKLKTLDIRQTEISNLPPEIGELQDLETLDVRQTQVIGLQMGIFQLPKLAHLYYGNSSSPREVKLPMGTDQWKSLNVLDTVDSIEGPGSVTDETSELAGVREFKVVLHDHPADKDKNDKLLSSISKYENLVSLIVHGDYNPSDELPVSTKFPLLERLKVAGRFVKVPRWLEQLTTLKQLYVRVCKLDRDDLKILGGLPVLSTLALALICIPWKKEVTIPIRLHSSTCTDLPPLEETCNKGFMSLEIFSFDCRVPWITFELGAMPRLKQLHLKLYACPADKFPSRLINLDSLEMIIIQYSSEYASSGGVTKAVAAVREEASRHDNLIRLCVNGNNEVFLSNSRVHETKTGTETKKASNQGNLVEPSVNGDREVLLSNTWVDETRNGTEIEECH